The following are encoded together in the Romeriopsis navalis LEGE 11480 genome:
- a CDS encoding glycoside hydrolase family 13 protein produces MTNSVQRPVAQEPDMAAADARDRAWWETAVLYQIYPLTFADGDGNGVGDIPGIIERLDYLNNPEDDSACLGVDALWLSPVNKSPMKDNGYDVSDYCDVDPTFGTLDDFKALVQASHDRNIKVIMDLVINHTSSEHDWFLESSSSRKNPKSDWYIWRDPGYTGKEPNNWLSYFGGTAWTFCETRQQYYYHAFNKNQPDLNWRNPKVRKAIHDVVRFWLDIGVDGFRLDASSVYAKDKYCRDNPMKFGANHTNPYNNQHHLYDKDLPENHAIIRDIRKILDKYGDRLLIGETFIDSRLYDSASFYGIDNDELHLPFTFEFPFSPWYPGYLQREIQKKEILTPPGCWPAYFLDNHDIPRHLVRWNECSLCNDSQQIARAAATLLLTLRGTPVLYYGQELGMIDHDSIPPERLRDAVFEPTKDENDLETRDGVRTPMQWDSGLHAGFCHNPDAELWLPINPNYTEVNVASELADPKSVLSFYRSLLRIRKYQSKALRFGEWRTLIDYPYEHLAYVRQWEDETVLVMVNFANAEQSCHLDVNIDRQNWTVLLTNKNDLKSGEVIDVPASFKPFDILILQKFGHAM; encoded by the coding sequence ATGACGAATTCAGTTCAGCGACCGGTGGCACAGGAGCCAGATATGGCCGCCGCCGATGCCCGCGATCGGGCCTGGTGGGAAACGGCAGTCCTGTATCAAATTTATCCCCTGACGTTTGCCGATGGCGATGGCAATGGCGTCGGTGATATTCCAGGCATTATCGAGCGGTTGGACTATCTGAATAACCCCGAGGATGACAGCGCTTGCCTGGGGGTCGATGCCCTGTGGCTATCGCCGGTGAACAAATCACCGATGAAGGACAATGGCTACGACGTCAGCGATTACTGTGATGTTGATCCGACCTTTGGCACGTTGGATGACTTTAAGGCGTTGGTTCAGGCATCCCACGATCGCAATATCAAAGTGATCATGGACTTAGTGATCAATCACACTTCAAGTGAGCATGATTGGTTTCTCGAATCATCATCTAGCCGCAAGAATCCGAAGAGTGACTGGTATATCTGGCGTGATCCTGGCTATACCGGCAAAGAACCGAATAACTGGCTGTCCTATTTTGGCGGTACGGCTTGGACGTTTTGTGAAACGCGGCAGCAGTATTACTATCATGCATTTAATAAAAACCAACCGGATCTAAACTGGCGCAACCCGAAGGTGCGAAAGGCGATTCATGATGTGGTGCGGTTTTGGCTGGATATCGGGGTCGATGGCTTCCGATTAGATGCGTCGAGTGTCTATGCCAAGGACAAGTATTGCCGCGATAACCCGATGAAGTTTGGGGCGAATCATACCAACCCCTATAACAATCAGCATCATCTCTACGACAAGGACCTACCGGAGAACCATGCGATTATTCGGGATATTCGCAAGATCTTGGATAAGTATGGCGATCGGCTATTAATTGGTGAAACTTTCATTGACAGTCGGCTATACGATTCCGCCTCGTTTTATGGCATTGATAACGACGAGTTGCATTTGCCGTTTACCTTTGAGTTTCCCTTTAGTCCTTGGTATCCGGGGTATTTGCAGCGGGAGATTCAAAAAAAAGAGATCTTGACGCCGCCGGGGTGTTGGCCAGCGTATTTCTTAGATAACCACGATATTCCTCGGCATTTGGTGCGGTGGAATGAATGCAGTTTGTGTAATGACTCGCAGCAGATTGCGCGGGCGGCAGCGACGTTATTATTAACGCTGCGGGGCACGCCGGTGCTGTACTACGGCCAAGAGTTGGGTATGATTGATCACGATAGCATTCCGCCGGAGCGCTTACGGGATGCGGTATTCGAGCCGACTAAAGATGAGAATGATCTAGAAACCCGTGATGGGGTAAGGACGCCGATGCAGTGGGATAGCGGTTTGCACGCGGGCTTTTGTCATAATCCCGATGCGGAGCTATGGCTGCCGATTAATCCGAATTACACCGAGGTGAATGTCGCGTCGGAGTTGGCTGATCCGAAATCGGTATTGAGCTTTTATCGATCGCTGCTCCGTATCCGCAAATATCAAAGTAAAGCCCTGCGGTTTGGGGAATGGCGCACGTTGATCGACTACCCCTATGAGCATTTAGCCTATGTGCGACAGTGGGAAGATGAGACGGTCTTGGTGATGGTCAATTTTGCCAATGCCGAGCAATCCTGCCATTTGGATGTGAACATCGATCGGCAGAATTGGACGGTTTTATTGACCAATAAAAATGATTTGAAATCCGGGGAAGTGATTGATGTCCCCGCATCATTCAAGCCATTCGACATTTTGATTTTGCAAAAGTTTGGTCATGCGATGTAG